The following proteins come from a genomic window of Sinorhizobium fredii NGR234:
- a CDS encoding glycoside hydrolase family 2 protein, with translation MRSVTSFNDSWVFSEGFNAADAGMLQAGDPVSLPHNAVELPFNYFDETSYQRAFTYQKVIAWRPDFAGREISIVFDAAMADAVVYLNGEEIIAHKDGYTPFEARLTGRLRESDNLITVKIDGSENPEIPPFGGRIDYLTYAGIYRDVWLKITDPVAIANIKIEPRDVLSDTKSVSVRCDLANPQGLAVAGTVTALLRDANGEVLAEAVGETSGESVTLDMTGLKGLSLWDIDAPVLYQVDVQLRTDHGRDRLASHFGFRTAEFTVDGFRLNGRPLKIRGLNRHQAFPYVGYAMGRSAQERDAELLKHKLHCNLVRTSHYPQSKWFLDHCDRIGLLVFEEIPGWQHIGGEAWKQEAIQNVARMIERDWNHPSIVIWGVRINESQDSHDFYVETNRLARELDPTRQTGGVRYITDSEFLEDVYTMNDFILGNEELPGSNRPRTALRPQQECTGLSRKVPYLITEFGGHMYPTKIYDQEQRQAEHVRRHLEVLNAAHGDPSISGAIGWCMFDYNTHKDFGSGDRICYHGVMDMFREPKFAAYVYASQCAPSEEVVMKPVTFWARGERNIGGVLPLIVLTNCDEIELKYGSLTKRVGPDRETFPHLPHAPVVIDHRHFTKDELGVWGMKWESAEFTGFIGGKAVAHLRMVADPLPTTLEVEADSKTLRAEGRDSVRVVVRALDQVGNVLPFLNDAVDIAVEGPARLIGPNRLVFQGGSTGFWLGSTGAAGNISVTVTSSRVGTTKLDLSATSEGAARV, from the coding sequence ATGCGCTCTGTCACTTCATTCAACGATTCATGGGTCTTTTCCGAAGGCTTCAACGCCGCCGATGCCGGCATGCTGCAAGCCGGTGATCCGGTCAGCCTGCCGCACAATGCGGTCGAGCTGCCCTTCAACTATTTCGACGAGACCTCGTATCAGCGCGCCTTCACCTATCAGAAGGTCATCGCCTGGCGTCCGGACTTCGCCGGCCGCGAAATCTCGATCGTCTTCGACGCGGCGATGGCCGATGCCGTCGTCTACTTGAACGGCGAGGAGATCATCGCCCACAAGGACGGCTATACCCCGTTCGAGGCGCGCCTGACCGGCCGGCTCCGCGAGAGCGACAACCTGATCACCGTCAAGATCGACGGCAGCGAGAACCCGGAAATTCCGCCCTTCGGCGGCCGCATCGACTATCTCACCTATGCCGGCATCTATCGCGACGTCTGGCTGAAAATCACCGACCCGGTCGCGATCGCCAATATCAAGATCGAGCCCCGCGACGTTCTGAGCGACACCAAATCCGTCAGCGTTCGTTGCGACCTCGCCAATCCGCAGGGCCTCGCCGTTGCCGGCACGGTGACGGCGCTCCTCAGAGACGCCAATGGCGAGGTCCTTGCCGAGGCGGTCGGCGAGACGAGCGGCGAAAGTGTCACCCTCGATATGACCGGCCTCAAGGGCCTGTCGCTCTGGGACATCGACGCTCCGGTGCTCTATCAGGTGGACGTCCAGCTCCGCACCGATCACGGCCGCGACCGGCTTGCATCCCATTTCGGCTTCCGCACCGCGGAGTTCACGGTCGACGGCTTCCGGCTTAACGGCCGGCCGCTGAAGATCCGCGGCCTCAACCGCCACCAGGCCTTTCCCTATGTCGGCTATGCGATGGGGCGCAGCGCGCAGGAGCGCGATGCGGAACTCTTGAAGCACAAGCTTCACTGCAATCTCGTCCGCACCTCGCACTACCCGCAATCGAAATGGTTCCTCGACCATTGCGACCGCATCGGCCTGCTCGTCTTCGAGGAGATCCCCGGCTGGCAGCACATCGGTGGCGAGGCCTGGAAACAGGAAGCGATCCAGAACGTGGCCCGCATGATCGAGCGTGACTGGAACCATCCGTCGATCGTCATCTGGGGCGTCAGGATCAACGAGTCGCAGGATTCGCATGATTTCTATGTCGAGACGAACCGGCTCGCCCGCGAGCTCGACCCCACCCGGCAGACCGGCGGCGTGCGCTACATCACCGACAGCGAATTCCTCGAAGACGTCTACACGATGAACGACTTCATCCTTGGCAACGAGGAACTGCCCGGCTCCAACCGGCCGCGCACGGCCCTCCGCCCGCAGCAGGAATGCACAGGGCTTTCCCGCAAGGTGCCCTATCTCATCACCGAATTCGGCGGCCACATGTATCCGACGAAGATCTACGACCAGGAGCAGCGGCAGGCCGAGCACGTCCGCCGGCACCTCGAGGTGCTGAACGCCGCGCATGGCGATCCGAGCATCTCCGGCGCGATCGGCTGGTGCATGTTCGACTATAACACCCACAAGGATTTCGGCTCCGGCGACCGAATCTGCTATCACGGCGTCATGGACATGTTCCGCGAACCGAAATTCGCCGCTTACGTCTATGCCAGCCAATGCGCGCCGTCTGAGGAAGTGGTGATGAAGCCGGTCACCTTCTGGGCGCGTGGCGAGCGCAATATCGGCGGCGTGCTGCCCTTGATCGTACTCACCAATTGCGACGAGATCGAATTGAAATACGGCTCGCTGACGAAGCGCGTCGGTCCGGACCGCGAGACCTTCCCGCACCTGCCGCACGCCCCTGTCGTCATCGACCACCGCCACTTCACCAAGGACGAGCTCGGCGTCTGGGGGATGAAGTGGGAAAGCGCGGAATTCACCGGCTTCATCGGCGGCAAGGCGGTCGCCCATCTCCGGATGGTCGCCGATCCGCTGCCGACGACGCTCGAAGTCGAGGCCGACAGCAAGACGCTCAGGGCCGAGGGGCGCGACAGCGTCCGCGTCGTCGTCCGCGCTCTCGACCAGGTCGGCAACGTCCTGCCGTTCCTCAATGATGCCGTCGATATCGCGGTTGAGGGTCCGGCGCGGCTCATCGGCCCAAACCGGCTCGTCTTCCAGGGCGGCTCGACCGGCTTCTGGCTGGGATCGACGGGTGCCGCGGGCAACATTTCCGTCACCGTCACCTCGTCGCGTGTCGGCACAACGAAACTCGACCTTTCCGCCACATCCGAAGGAGCGGCGCGCGTATGA
- a CDS encoding carbohydrate ABC transporter permease, translating into MRTNPSNIASAVLTYGFVGLMAFLSIFPFIWMALGATNSSIDIIKGRLLPGEALTTNIANFFTLVNLPLVFWNSAKVTIFATVLTLAVSSLAGYGFEIFRSRHRERLYRAMLLTLMIPFAALMIPLFIMMGKMGLINTHIAVVLPTIGSAFIVFYFRQSTKAFPSELRDAAKVDGLKEWQIFFYIYVPVMRSTYAAAFIIVFMTAWNNYLWPLIVLQSNETKTITLVISSLASAYYPDYGVVMVGTILATLPTLAVFFFMQRQFVQGMLGSVK; encoded by the coding sequence ATGAGAACCAACCCCTCAAATATCGCGTCTGCCGTCCTCACCTATGGTTTCGTCGGGCTTATGGCCTTCCTCTCCATCTTCCCCTTCATCTGGATGGCGCTCGGGGCGACCAATTCGTCGATCGATATCATCAAGGGCCGGCTGCTGCCCGGCGAGGCGCTGACGACGAATATCGCCAACTTCTTCACACTGGTGAATCTGCCGCTGGTGTTCTGGAATTCGGCGAAGGTCACCATCTTCGCGACCGTGCTCACACTGGCCGTCTCGTCGCTCGCCGGCTACGGCTTCGAGATCTTCCGCTCGCGCCACCGCGAGCGCCTTTACCGGGCCATGCTGCTGACGCTGATGATCCCCTTTGCGGCGCTGATGATCCCGCTGTTCATCATGATGGGCAAGATGGGCCTCATCAACACGCATATCGCCGTCGTGCTTCCGACGATCGGCTCGGCCTTCATCGTCTTCTACTTCCGCCAAAGCACGAAGGCGTTCCCCTCGGAATTGCGCGACGCCGCGAAAGTCGACGGCCTGAAAGAGTGGCAGATCTTCTTCTACATCTATGTGCCGGTGATGCGCTCCACCTATGCGGCGGCCTTCATCATCGTCTTCATGACCGCCTGGAATAACTATCTCTGGCCGCTGATCGTGCTGCAGTCGAACGAGACGAAGACGATCACGCTGGTCATCTCGTCGCTCGCCTCGGCCTATTACCCCGACTACGGCGTGGTGATGGTTGGCACCATCCTGGCGACGCTGCCGACGCTTGCCGTCTTCTTCTTCATGCAACGCCAGTTCGTCCAGGGCATGCTGGGCTCAGTCAAATAG